CAAACCCGTCCCAGACCCTGAAGGACGGCATCTCACTACCCGTACATTTGATGGCAGCTTTAACGACCTTGAGAACCCAGAGATGGGAATGATTGGTACCCGTTTTGGGCGCAACGTACCGCTGGAGGATGCCTACCCTGATAAAAAGAATTTGATGAATCCAAACCCGCGTACCGTTAGCCGGGTATTGATGACGCGGGATGAGTTTATACCTGCAACGACACTGAATATTCTAGCGGCTGCATGGATCCAGTTTCAAAACCATGATTGGTTTGTACACAAACACCACCCTAACAAGAGGTTGGAGATTCCCCTAGAAGGCAGTGATCCTTGGCCCCAAGAACACCGTCCTATGACTGTCGCTCAAACCGATCTAGACTCCTCTCGTCCTGAAGGAGATACATCTGGCCCGCCAACTTTTATAAGTGACTCGACTCATTGGTGGGATGGCTCACAAATTTATGGCTATGACTTAGATTCTGCGGATAAACTGCGCTCCCATGTGGATGGTAAGCTAACCATTAATGACGACGGATTGCTTCCCCTAGATCCAGAAAAAGGAGTTGACCGAACAGGCTCCAATGACAACTGGTGGGTTGGGCTGAGCCTACTGCATACTCTCTTTGTTCGGGAGCACAATACTCTCTGCGATGAACTGAGAAGGCAGTATCCTGATTGGAGTGATCATCAGCTCTACGACCATGCAAGGTTGATCAATGCTGCCTTGATGGCAAAGATTCATACGGTTGAATGGACGCCAGGTATCCTTGCACATCCTGCCCTTGAAATTGGCATGAATGCCAACTGGTATGGGATGCTTGGACAACATGTGAAACGACTATTTGGTCGAATTGGAGATGGTGAAATATTAAGCGGGATTATTGGGTCGTCAATCGATCACCATACAGCTCCCTACTATTTGACTGAAGAGTTTGTATCTGTTTATCGATTACACCCGCTAATTCCAGATGAGTTTGAGTTCTATGAACTTAAAACTGGAAAACTGCTGATGAAGAAAGATTTCTTTGAAGCATCTGGCAAACGAACTCGTTCGATTGTTGAAGCTGTTCCAATGACAGATTTATTCTACTCCTTAGGAATTGCTCATCCGGGTGCAATTACATTGCACAATTACCCGCGCTTCTTGCAGCAGCTTGTTCGAGATAACGGAGAAGTGTTTGATCTCGCAGCAGTTGATATTCTGCGCGATCGCGAACGGGGCGTTCCTCGCTACAACCGTTTCCGAGAGTTGATCGGTCGGGGCCGGGTGCACTCCTTTGAGGAGATTACCAGCAACCCACAATGGGCGAAGGAGATGCGTGAAGTCTATAACAACGATATCGACAGCGTTGATCTAATGGTGGGGATGTTTGCAGAGGATTTACCAGAGGGATTTGGCTTTAGCGATACAGCCTTCCGAGTCTTCATCTTGATGGCGTCACGGCGTTTAAAGAGCGATCGCTTCTTCACCAAGGATTATCGGGCGGAGGTGTATACCCAACTGGGCTTGGATTGGATTGATAACAACACCATGTTGACGGTTTTGCGTCGTCACTTCCCTGAACTGTCTCTAGCACATACGGGTTTGAACAACGCTTTCGCTCCCTGGAACCACTTCTGCCGTAGGGATGGGAATTAAATAGCTCCGATTTTATAAGTTATTTAATCTATAATCCGGTGCGCTTATGAAAAGCTCAGAACAAACCGATGACTCTCAAGTCAGGATTCAGCAGATGGATGTTCTACCGCCTGACTATCTAGGCTGGACTGCAAAGCAAAAGCAGGAATTTCTGTGGCATGACCGGATTCTGAAATCCCGCTATCAGCACCTTCCTGCCCTGAAGAACATTGATGTGGTAGGTCTGTTTTTGACCGCTTTAAGGGCCAAAATGGACTATGAATCGGATGAAGCACCGCCCAACTGGAAAAAAGCGATTCACGCGCATGCCAGCGTGGCTAAGATTCAGTTTGTGCCTACAAATCCTCCCCTCTTCACTGGATTGTTTCAAGGAGCCGATTATGGACTGCTGCGATTGTCTGTAACAGGTAATCCGAGCGATCGCGGTTTTGCTCCGGGTCTTGCCATTAAATGGTTAGTTGATGGAAATCCTTCTGAAGATTTTTCGGCTCTCGTTTCCTTAACAGGGCAGGGAAATAACTACAATTTTTTTGCCAATGAGTTCTCCAATATTGTTCCAGTCGTTAATCAAATTGGTCCTAGGTTGATTAATCTCATCTTTATGAGAGTTAGTAAACATCCAACTAAATTATCGTTACAGGGATTGGGTGAGATTGACCAGCAAGGGCATCGTGTTGCCAGTGCCCGCTATCCAACTCAGCTATTTCTCGTTCCAAGCCAAACAGTGGGATTTCCAGAAAGTCCTGGGCATGATTTTCGTAATGATCTGGCAACAATCCCCTCTGGAACGCCACTCTTTTCGGTCTATGGAACTGATTCGTCCCAAACTGGAACCACTGAAACTCAACAATCCGAAAATCGCTCAAACGCTCAGTTGATTGGGCTCATTAAAACGACGTCTGAATTTGTCGCCTCATCCTATGGTGACAGTCGTCTCTTTTTTAGACATCAGCGTTTTGGTAAATAGCAATGACTCAAGCTCTGCTTCAACCCCTTCAATTTCACAATCTAACCGTTAAAAATCGTATTTTCCGATCGAATATCTCGGGCCGATTTGACAATTATGATGGTTCTGGAAACCAGGCCCGGATTAATTGGGAAGAGAAATTTGCCCGTGGCGGTGTTGGTGCGATTATCACATCCTTTGTACCCGTAACGATTCGCGGTCGAATTATTCCTAACTATGCCACCATCGACAACGATGAACGCATCCCCTTTTGGCGAGAAGTGGGTAAGAAGGTTCACGAATATGACTGCAAGCTGATTATGCAACTCAGCCATTCAGGGCGACAACAGGATATTTCCGGAATCGAGAATTTGGATAAAAAAGCCCTCAGTTCAACCAATCAGACAGAATCTTTTCATGGGTTGCTCTGTCAATCAATGACCAAGTCAGAAATCAAAGACACCATTGCAGCGTTTGTTGCTGGTGCTCGCCGTGCCCGTGAAGCTGGATTAGACGGCGTGGAGCTGCACAGCGCTAACGGTTATCTATTTACCCAATTTCTCAGTTCGGGAATTAATGACCGCCAAGACGAGTATGGTGGCTGTTTAGAGAATCGTGCTCGCTTTCTCCTAGAGGTGATTCAAGCCATTCGGCAAGAAGTAGGCAATGATTTTCATCTGCAAGCTAAAATCAGCGCCGTGGAATACAATAATGCAGTCATTCCTTGGGAGAAACCTGGAAATACGCTGGAAGAGTCAATCCAGGTCTGTCAATGGGTTGAAGCAGCAGGAGCCGATGCAATTCATGTCTCCACTGGGAGTATCTTTCCCCACCCGTTGAATCCAGTCGGTGATTTTCCTTTGGAGGATGCCCGTCGCTGGTACGATCTCATGTTGTCCAGTGGGATCTATACCTTTCGTAATTACTTGCTGTTCCGCTATCGACTACTGCATCCTATTTTCTCGTTTTTATGGAATCGGCTAAAACCCAAACAGCGACAACATCCGATCACCGAAGAGCCGATCAAAGAAGCTGATCTAGACCCATCTTTCCGGGAATTTGTATCCACTCAGGATATGCAGGAGCTATTGCACAAATATCAGGGCATTAGTCTCAGCCATGCTGCAGAAATTAAAAAGAACGTCAGCATTCCGGTAATTTGCACTGGCGGATTTCAACAGGCTTCGTACATCAATCGAGCTATCCAGGAAGGCTTGTGTGATGCGGTCAGTATTGCGCGTCCCTTAGTCGCAAATAACGATTTGGTGAAGCAATTTGAAGAAGGAAATGATGTTCCCGCCAAACCCTGCACCTATTGCAATAAGTGCTTATTAAATACCTTGGAAAATCCCTTGGGTTGCTATGACGAGCGTCGTTACGGTGGTGATCGCGAAGCAATGGTGCAAGACGTGCTGTCGGTATTCCAACCAGCACCGTTTCACTAAGCAATGAGAGGAGAAATGGATGAGCACGCAAGACACGCCAACGCTACCTGCCAAAGGCTTCAAAAAGTTTTGGGTTTTGATTGTTAGCATTTTGTTCGCCGTTGCGATCGCTGTGCTGGTGCCGCTAATTAGCAACAATCCCGTCAAATACTCTGATATTAACGACCATTTTAAGTATGGTTCTATTGGTAGTGAACCAGCACGGGGTATTCCCTATTGGATCTGGAAAGTTCTGCCGCAGATGTTTCCAGAGTACTTACCCGAATACGGTAAAGGCGGTTATGCATCGCTAGGTTTTATCTATGAAGGGGGAAAGGATTTTCCCGTTGGCTTCTCACAACGTCGTGTATTTGTTAATCGCGTTGGGTTGAACTGTGCCGTTTGCCATACCGGAACCTTGCGAGAAAATCCTGACAGCCCCCACCAGGTAATCTCAGCTATGCCGGCAAACGTAGTCAATTTACAGGGTTATATCAAGTTTTTGAGCAAGGTTGCCCAAGATTCTCGATTTGTACCAGATGAGATGTTACCTCAGATTGAAGCGATCGGTGGATATCTCAACCCAATTCAAAAATTAATTTATCGTTACATTGCCATTCCGATGACGCGGGATGCCTTGAGCATTCAGAGCGATCGCTTGTCATTCTTGAATCGCCAGCCCGAATGGGGGCCAGGAAGAGTAGATACCTTCAATCCCTATAAAACGCTTCAGTTCAATTTCCCGATGGGTAAGCTACCAGAGAAAGAACTGATTGGGACAGCTGACTTTCCCTCCGTTTGGAATCAAAAGCCCCGCGAGGGACTCCAGTTGCACTGGGATGGAGACAATACCTCTGTAGACGAGCGCAATCTCAGTGCCGGTCTTGGTGCTGGAATTACCCCAACAACAGTAGATCGTGCCGGGCTAAAACGGGTGGCTGATTGGCTGTGGGAATTACCGCCTCCAACTTATCCTTACGAAATCAATGCCGATTTAGCAGCGAAAGGTCAGCCGATCTTTGAAAATACTTGTGCCAGCTGCCATACTTTTAGGGGCGATCGCGTTGGGAAAGTTATTCCCATTGAAGAAATTGGCACTGACTCTCACCGCCTTGATTCCTACACCAACGAACTCCTCGCCAACCAAAACACCCTATTTGCAGGATATCCAGAAAGATTTAAGCATTTTAGCAAAACTAACGGTTATGCCAACATGCCACTTGATGGCATCTGGTTGAGAGCGCCTTACCTGCATAACGGTTCTGTTCCAACACTGCGAGATATGTTGGAAACGCCAGAGCATCGACCTAAGGCGTTCTATCGTGGCAATGACTTGTTTGATCAGAAGAACGTTGGCTTTGTGTCTAATGTTGTTCAGGAAGGTGATAAAAAATACTTTAAGTTTGACACGCTGCTTCCTGGTAACACTAATACAGGACATTTATATGGAACGGAACTCTCTGTTGAAGACAAGAATGCTTTAATTGAGTACTTAAAAAAGCTCTAGTGCGAATAATTCCTTATCTTTATTGTGTGGGAATACACATAAAAGGAAAGAAAAATATATGACTAGTACAAAAGAAAAAATAGGTAGGCTGGTCACAATTGGTGGGTTAATTCTTGCTCTTTTTGTGGGATCAGTTTGGTACTTGAGTTGGGTTCATCTGTCTCGGAAAGTTCCTCTTGCTTATGCCTCTGTTGAACAGCAATTTAACTATGGGATGATTGGGGTAGAACAAGTAGATACTGTACCCTATTGGATCTGGCTCATACTTCCAAGACTTTTTCCTGAGAAGTTGCCAAGGCCAGGAGGCTATGTTTCCCTAAAAATGGATTGGGAAGCTGGTGAGGAAGTACCTGTTGGACTTACCAAACAGACAACTGGGTTTCCCAAAGTCAGCCTTAACTGTGCAGCTTGCCATAATGCTACATTCTCCTCTTTGAGCGATGGAAAAACTAAAATGATACTGACAGGTTCGGCTCCAAATTTTGATTTACAAGGTTACGTTAATTTCTTGCGTAGTAGTGCAAATGACCCCAGATTTAATTCAAACTATCTTCTCAATAAATTGCAAGATGTTTATGAATTATCTTGGCTGGAAAAAAGATTTTATCGATATATAATCATCCCCCAATCTCAGCAGGCTTTAAGCCAACTTGAGGATGTACCCGATCTATTAAAATCCCATCCAAATTGGACTAAGGAAGCTATGCAGCACTGGCAATCAATTCAGTTTGAAAACTCACAAGCTTCTCAACTTCCCAATCCGACTTAAGGAAGTGTATAGCAGGGAACAGGTTTAAGAGTTGCTTTACATCTGTATTTTATGGTTTGTTTTAACCAGAGGCTTTTCTCATGAACAAATTCGTCAAATGGTTTAACATCGTTACTTTCATTGGTGTGTTGATTAATATTTTCGGGATGGCACTACCGTTTATTTTTACACCGCAATGGTATCTCGATTTCTTCAACTTGCCAGGCGGTGGGGGATCAGTAATTTGGATGCGACAAGCTGGCTTACTGCTGTTTTTGATCTCCATTTTGTATGTTGCTGGAGGTCGCGATCCAATACGGTACAGTTGGAACGCCACGTTTGCGGTGTTAGTGCGTATGACAATCGGAAGTTATTGGTTGTGGCTAGTTTTTATCGAGGGGCAAACACGCTCATTCCTAATATTTGGTATTGTCGACTGTGTATACGCCATATTCAACGGGATTTTACTTTGGCTGGCACTCAAAAATACTGAAACCGTTGAGCAATTAACTTAACATCTGTCCACCTACTTGTCAGTTCATTTTTAATATAGGACTCATATTGGGTCTTTAAAAAATCAGTACACTTCTAACTGCCTTCTTTGCTGTTCCCTGCTCCCTTTCTACACAAGTTATGTTCAGTAATCAAACCGGATTGCTATAGTTAATTCGAGTCAGCCAATCTGCCAATTTTGGATAAGCCAAAATTCGATTTTTGAGTGCGCTTGTTCGTAGGATTTCTTCAAGTTGAGCAGCAACCGCAATGTCTGCGATTGTTAATTCGTGACTAGCCAACCAGGGTTGCTGGCTTAATACTACTTCAATTCGATCTAAGTGCTGAAAGAATTTTGTTTCAACGCGATCGCGGGTTAATCGACCTATCCCCTGCGCCCGAAGTTGTTGCCGATAAATGATCGGAGCTAAACTACCAATAATCCATGCTTCAAATCGAGGACGGTCTGCACACAACATGGGAATGGATAACTGTAATGCTCGTTGATCCATAAAGCGAAAATAGACCTCATACCAATACAATGATTCATCGGCCCAATCTTCCCACAGCAAAGCTTGAGCCTGCTGTTGTGGATCAGATGGAAACAGTGCGGGTTGGGGATGGCGACGTTCAAGAAATTCAGCAATATCTGAACTGTCTTGAATCCAATCTCCTTCGTATTTTAACATAGGTAACTTTGCTGATTTAGACAACTTGGAGACTCTTAAAGCTAACAAACCGTTATAATTCTTGGTGACATAAACCAACTGTTTATATTGCAGAATTTTGCGTACCTTGAGACAAAATGGAGATATCTCCCATTGGTGAAGAATAATTCTTGACATGTCAAATACCTTAAATAATTGCTACAGTTCAAAAGCCTATTTGTGTCAGCATTTTATACTATTTCTTGTTCATAAAAAATTGCTATTGGCTTAGTGTATATATCAATTTCAAACAAATAACACTTACCTAAGCAAAAAAACTATGTGATTTAGTTTTATGTAGTTAAGTTAACTAATTTCAAACCAATGAAAGATAAAAAGGTTCTGATTGTTATCACCAGCCATAACACCTTAAAAGATGGTAAGGAAACAGGCTACTGGCTGGGAGAGGTGACACATTTCTACTATATTCTAAGAGAAGCAGGTTATGAGGTTGACTTTACTAGCCCTAAAGGAAGCCAACCACCGCTTGATCAAAGAAGTTACGATTTACGAGATAAAGATAATCGTCAATTTTGGGAAGACAAACACCTTCAATCTCAACTGAATAACACAATTCCGATTGAAGCCGTTAACGCAGAAGATTACATGTCCATCTACTATGCAGGTGGACATGGGGCAATGTGGGATTTCCCTAGTAATGAAAGACTGGCACAGATAGCAGCCCAAATCTATGAAAAAGGTGGCTTTATCTCAGCCGTATGTCATGGTTCTGCTGGACTGCTTAACATTAAGCTTGCCAATGGACGCTCTTTGCTATATGGGAAAACAGTTACAGGATTTGCCAACCTGGAAGAAAAGTTGATTCGCTTGACCAAAGCTGTTCCCTATCTTTTGGAAGACGAGCTTAAGAAGCAAGGTGCTACCTATAAAAGAGGGATAATTCCCTTCATTCCTCATGTCGAAGTGAGCGATCGACTCATTACAGGTCAAAATCCTCAGTCCGCCAAAGCAGTTGCTAAAGCCTTGATTAGAGCTCTGCAAACGCCGTGGCAGATTCAATCCTAAAATCCTGGATAACAAGGTATGTTAAACACCTCTAACTCAGTTCAAACGCGAGAGGCTCTACCTCTGATCTTGATTCGTGGCTTTGGTGGTTCAGATGTTGTAGAGGAGCAGAAAAATGCGTATCAGGGCTTCAATGAGGGGACAGTTTATCCTCTGAAGCAGGGTGAGAATTATATCTATGAAGGTCTTATTCTGCGATTGATGAAATCTAACTGGAGATATCAGGATGCTACTAATGTAGTGAACTACTCCAATAAAGAAATTGCCCATATGCGAGAAAATTTGCCGCAGGAATTGAGGAGCTTAGATCAAGCGGGTTTTTTTTCTAAGAGTAAAGTTGTCATTGATCCAGCAATGGCTCTCAACTTGATCAACTCTGATGACGATCCGCGTCAAACATTGTGGGTGTTTCGATACTATGATTTAGGTGATCGAGCATTTAACCAATATGGCATTGCTTTAACTCGGTTGATCGACTTCATCCGTACCTTGGTTGACATCAAACTGAAAGCGAAAGGCATTGAATCACACGTTAACAAAGTAAATATCATTGCCCATTCAATGGGAGGCCTAATTGCTCGTCAAGCCATTCAGTGCGCTTTTCGGGACAACGAAACAAGAGTGGGGCAAGCAACTGCTGAAGAATCGATTAATAAGATTGTGACGCTAGGAACCCCGCATCAGGGAATTAGTTTTCAACTGTTGCAGGAACTATCCTGGATTCCTTTTCTGCAAGCGGATGATGAGATCGAACAATTCAATCCTGAGAAACAAGCTGATCCAATCAATGAGGTTGGATTCAATAAACTCAAGGATCATTTTCCGCTCGACCGCCTATTAAATATTGTGGGCACAAACCACCATACCTATAACTACACCAGCTCCCGCATTTTGAATCGATTATTTGCTGCTGCGAATGATGGGGGATTGAGCTATAACCGCAGTGATGGTCTAGTCAAGCAGAAGTATGCCCAAATTC
Above is a genomic segment from Trichocoleus sp. FACHB-46 containing:
- a CDS encoding NADH:flavin oxidoreductase; its protein translation is MTQALLQPLQFHNLTVKNRIFRSNISGRFDNYDGSGNQARINWEEKFARGGVGAIITSFVPVTIRGRIIPNYATIDNDERIPFWREVGKKVHEYDCKLIMQLSHSGRQQDISGIENLDKKALSSTNQTESFHGLLCQSMTKSEIKDTIAAFVAGARRAREAGLDGVELHSANGYLFTQFLSSGINDRQDEYGGCLENRARFLLEVIQAIRQEVGNDFHLQAKISAVEYNNAVIPWEKPGNTLEESIQVCQWVEAAGADAIHVSTGSIFPHPLNPVGDFPLEDARRWYDLMLSSGIYTFRNYLLFRYRLLHPIFSFLWNRLKPKQRQHPITEEPIKEADLDPSFREFVSTQDMQELLHKYQGISLSHAAEIKKNVSIPVICTGGFQQASYINRAIQEGLCDAVSIARPLVANNDLVKQFEEGNDVPAKPCTYCNKCLLNTLENPLGCYDERRYGGDREAMVQDVLSVFQPAPFH
- a CDS encoding glutathione S-transferase family protein, producing the protein MSRIILHQWEISPFCLKVRKILQYKQLVYVTKNYNGLLALRVSKLSKSAKLPMLKYEGDWIQDSSDIAEFLERRHPQPALFPSDPQQQAQALLWEDWADESLYWYEVYFRFMDQRALQLSIPMLCADRPRFEAWIIGSLAPIIYRQQLRAQGIGRLTRDRVETKFFQHLDRIEVVLSQQPWLASHELTIADIAVAAQLEEILRTSALKNRILAYPKLADWLTRINYSNPV
- a CDS encoding c-type cytochrome, encoding MSTQDTPTLPAKGFKKFWVLIVSILFAVAIAVLVPLISNNPVKYSDINDHFKYGSIGSEPARGIPYWIWKVLPQMFPEYLPEYGKGGYASLGFIYEGGKDFPVGFSQRRVFVNRVGLNCAVCHTGTLRENPDSPHQVISAMPANVVNLQGYIKFLSKVAQDSRFVPDEMLPQIEAIGGYLNPIQKLIYRYIAIPMTRDALSIQSDRLSFLNRQPEWGPGRVDTFNPYKTLQFNFPMGKLPEKELIGTADFPSVWNQKPREGLQLHWDGDNTSVDERNLSAGLGAGITPTTVDRAGLKRVADWLWELPPPTYPYEINADLAAKGQPIFENTCASCHTFRGDRVGKVIPIEEIGTDSHRLDSYTNELLANQNTLFAGYPERFKHFSKTNGYANMPLDGIWLRAPYLHNGSVPTLRDMLETPEHRPKAFYRGNDLFDQKNVGFVSNVVQEGDKKYFKFDTLLPGNTNTGHLYGTELSVEDKNALIEYLKKL
- a CDS encoding type 1 glutamine amidotransferase domain-containing protein, which produces MKDKKVLIVITSHNTLKDGKETGYWLGEVTHFYYILREAGYEVDFTSPKGSQPPLDQRSYDLRDKDNRQFWEDKHLQSQLNNTIPIEAVNAEDYMSIYYAGGHGAMWDFPSNERLAQIAAQIYEKGGFISAVCHGSAGLLNIKLANGRSLLYGKTVTGFANLEEKLIRLTKAVPYLLEDELKKQGATYKRGIIPFIPHVEVSDRLITGQNPQSAKAVAKALIRALQTPWQIQS
- a CDS encoding peroxidase family protein, producing the protein MPKTPWHRLILPLSLLRLNKFRETLRQKNLHDTSQLPGKEQLPKPVPDPEGRHLTTRTFDGSFNDLENPEMGMIGTRFGRNVPLEDAYPDKKNLMNPNPRTVSRVLMTRDEFIPATTLNILAAAWIQFQNHDWFVHKHHPNKRLEIPLEGSDPWPQEHRPMTVAQTDLDSSRPEGDTSGPPTFISDSTHWWDGSQIYGYDLDSADKLRSHVDGKLTINDDGLLPLDPEKGVDRTGSNDNWWVGLSLLHTLFVREHNTLCDELRRQYPDWSDHQLYDHARLINAALMAKIHTVEWTPGILAHPALEIGMNANWYGMLGQHVKRLFGRIGDGEILSGIIGSSIDHHTAPYYLTEEFVSVYRLHPLIPDEFEFYELKTGKLLMKKDFFEASGKRTRSIVEAVPMTDLFYSLGIAHPGAITLHNYPRFLQQLVRDNGEVFDLAAVDILRDRERGVPRYNRFRELIGRGRVHSFEEITSNPQWAKEMREVYNNDIDSVDLMVGMFAEDLPEGFGFSDTAFRVFILMASRRLKSDRFFTKDYRAEVYTQLGLDWIDNNTMLTVLRRHFPELSLAHTGLNNAFAPWNHFCRRDGN